From one Mya arenaria isolate MELC-2E11 chromosome 4, ASM2691426v1 genomic stretch:
- the LOC128232488 gene encoding uncharacterized protein LOC128232488, producing the protein MASKNKNYLQDTVLNALDLIHDFSCSLCKEDNLNTEAKYFCGDCSKYFCDKCLTFHAKVHKEHVVLGHKDVDKSVGQVDTLVTCDLHPPKCVELLCEDHDELCCHLCVSLKHRMCRSIVLISDLARGIHKMPYFKEFPANVTKVTTSLDQVREARKKNQNSLKASGQSMLTKVKALRTSLNQLLDELEKRTVEEMDSVLADLDGSLQKDINACTHIHDQLRALLDNIVAQDEDSESSSFIGYRKCQDKMTEANRLLQEISTKPELIVNFQLDTHAEQFLSDLKTLGAVNQSSKVFKLRGKKSFPAKLKADKKRCQITGITELPGGEIVLVDIANSKAKLFGSKFKVIAHCDLSLFPRDICHISDQEVAVTVNCKRVTHEVHFLTVSAGTIKMTRKFSVDQNCYSISHHGGVLYVGSATALYLYTTAGMLVKKIDENDSKNTTVNQFAFSTDGRKIFFPASAYNKVVTVDNEGNILSTLQDPDFNWPCRVHVSEGGLVFVCSSRSHTVVQVDQEGKNKLTTLIREGDGINHPQAVWYSTRTGRLIVGGIQDDVLVVELR; encoded by the exons ATGGCTTCAAAAAACAAGAACTACTTACAAGACACAGTGTTAAATGCCCTTGATTTGATTCATGACTTTTCCTGCTCTTTGTGTAAAGAAGACAATCTCAATACTGAGGCCAAGTATTTCTGTGGGGACTGTTCCAAATATTTCTGTGACAAGTGCTTGACATTCCATGCAAAAGTCCACAAAGAACATGTTGTGTTGGGCCATAAGGATGTGGACAAGTCGGTGGGGCAAGTTGACACCCTGGTTACATGCGACCTTCACCCTCCAAAATGTGTGGAGCTGCTGTGTGAGGATCATGATGAGCTCTGTTGTCACCTCTGCGTATCATTGAAACATAG GATGTGCAGAAGCATTGTATTGATATCTGACCTGGCCAGGGGGATACACAAGATGCCTTACTTCAAGGAGTTTCCAGCAAATGTAACCAAGGTAACAACCAGCCTGGATCAGGTGAGAGAGGCCAGGAAAAAGAACCAGAACTCCTTAAAAGCTTCAGGCCAGTCCATGCTGACAAAGGTCAAGGCACTGAGGACATCACTGAATCAGCTGCTAGATGAGCTTGAGAAGAGGACAGTGGAAGAGATGGACAGTGTCCTGGCTGACCTAGATGGGTCACTACAGAAGGACATTAATGCCTGCACACACATACATGACCAGCTTAGGGCCCTCTTGGACAACATCGTCGCCCAGGACGAGGACAGTGAATCCAGCTCCTTCATTGGTTACAGAAAATGCCAGGACAAGATGACAGAGGCCAACAGGCTGCTCCAGGAGATATCCACAAAACCAGAACTTATTGTCAATTTTCAGCTTGACACCCATGCTGAACAATTTCTGTCCGACTTGAAGACATTGGGAGCAGTCAACCAATCCTCTAAGGTGTTTAAGCTAAGAGGAAAGAAATCATTCCCAGCTAAATTAAAGGCAGACAAAAAACGCTGTCAAATTACTGGAATCACAGAACTTCCAGGCGGTGAGATTGTTCTTGTAGATATAGCAAATTCCAAAGCGAAGTTGTTTGGCAGCAAGTTCAAGGTCATTGCCCATTGTGATCTCTCATTGTTTCCACGAGACATCTGCCACATCTCAGACCAAGAAGTGGCTGTCACTGTTAATTGTAAACGTGTCACACATGAGGTCCACTTTCTCACCGTGTCCGCTGGCACCATTAAGATGACCAGGAAGTTCTCAGTTGACCAGAACTGCTATTCTATCAGTCACCATGGGGGTGTCCTTTATGTGGGCTCCGCCACTGCCTTGTACCTCTACACCACAGCTGGCATGCTGGTGAAGAAAATAGACGAAAATGACTCTAAGAACACCACAGTGAACCAATTCGCCTTTAGTACAGATGGCAGAAAGATTTTCTTTCCAGCCTCTGCATATAACAAGGTTGTGACAGTGGACAATGAGGGAAACATTCTGTCCACACTACAGGATCCTGACTTTAACTGGCCTTGTCGTGTACATGTGAGTGAGGGTGGACTTGTGTTTGTATGTTCATCTCGCTCCCACACAGTGGTGCAGGTTGACCAGGAAGGCAAGAATAAGCTGACCACATTAATCAGGGAGGGAGATGGCATCAACCATCCACAGGCAGTCTGGTACAGCACCCGCACTGGCAGACTTATTGTGGGTGGAATTCAAGATGACGTTCTGGTAGTTGAACTTCGGTAG